A stretch of Telopea speciosissima isolate NSW1024214 ecotype Mountain lineage chromosome 11, Tspe_v1, whole genome shotgun sequence DNA encodes these proteins:
- the LOC122646783 gene encoding protein SUPPRESSOR OF MAX2 1-like: MRTGLSTIQQTLTPEVVSVLNYSITEAARRNHGQTTPLHVAATLLASQSGYLRQACVRSHPNSSHPLQCRALELCFSVALERLSSAQNLSSGIDPPISNALMAALKRAQAHQRRGHPVQQQQPLLAVKVELEQFIVSILDDPSVSRIMREASFSSPAVKAAIEQSLNASTSINSSTLGGGLGFCSAQAANRNIYLNPRLQQQGSSPRYGQQRSEELKRAIDILLRAKKRNPVFVGESELEAVVRELLQTIERREVGDGPLRNVQVISLDKEFGSDRAQIPMKLKELEVLVETRITNSCSSRGDGVILDLGDLKWLVQQPCFGVQDSVQIQKHIVLETGRVAVAEMAKLLGRFNESCGGRLWLIGTATCETYLRCQVYHPSMENDWDLQAVPITARHPHPDLFPRLGGNGILSRSVESLTPVKSFPTAPPALPSYRSENFDPARRTSCCPLCMENYEQELAKLVAKEFEKSSSDTKAGAKSPLPPWLQMAKPNIVKDQVQANDQELIWKQKTQELQKKWNDTCLHLHPNFHQTFSSDRIAASSHSMTSSYNSNLFPRQPFQPRLSLTRNLEGTMPMNQIQLLNQHSERVVTPPGSPVWTELVLGRPKISENSPEMDHIERIKDFGGCISSQNLENFTEWQDDKSISPLDADSFKRLFKGLTERVGWQLEAASAVAATVTQCKSHNRKQNGIGARGETWLLFVGPDRVGKKKMALALSELVWGSNPVTIHSSSRSNDDEESDKKFRGMTVLDRIAETVRRNPFSVIVLEDIDRADMLVHGGIKQAMEGGRLADSHGREVSLGNTIFILMASWLPENLKNLSNYLPIDEEKLVSVVGNDWQLKLCVYMKSSKRQVNWLHDDRITKPRKDSGPGLSFDLNEAADAEDDGEEGSHNSSDLTVEHEHENNLVNVQSSTTLASHELCSSTTPLSYELLNFANETIAFKSVDFGLIRRKAASTIASQFAAIVGDKWSIELDSETLEKIVGGVWFSQTEVVDWADKVLAPSFHKLKASLSSAAISKDNAVIRLLWVRDSERRQSEDWLPGKTTVVVDRL; the protein is encoded by the exons ATGAGAACTGGTCTAAGTACAATCCAACAAACACTGACCCCTGAAGTGGTCAGCGTTCTGAACTACTCAATCACCGAAGCAGCTCGTCGAAATCACGGCCAAACCACACCACTCCATGTCGCTGCAACCCTTTTGGCCTCCCAGTCTGGCTACCTTAGACAAGCCTGTGTTCGATCTCACCCAAACTCATCACACCCACTTCAATGTAGAGCACTCGAGCTCTGCTTCAGTGTCGCTCTCGAGCGACTATCTTCAGCCCAGAACCTCTCTTCTGGTATTGACCCTCCAATTTCCAATGCTCTCATGGCTGCTCTCAAGCGTGCACAAGCCCATCAACGCAGAGGCCACCCGGTGCAGCAACAGCAACCTCTTTTAGCCGTAAAGGTTGAGCTCGAGCAGTTCATTGTATCGATCCTTGATGACCCAAGTGTGAGTCGAATCATGCGAGAGGCTAGCTTCTCTAGCCCTGCTGTAAAGGCTGCCATTGAACAGTCTCTGAATGCTTCAACCTCCATTAATTCATCCACACTTGGCGGCGGATTGGGGTTCTGCTCAGCACAGGCGGCGAATAGGAATATTTATCTGAATCCCAGGTTGCAGCAGCAGGGGAGTTCACCTCGATATGGGCAGCAGAGAAGCGAAGAGTTGAAGAGGGCTATTGATATTCTATTGAGGGCTAAGAAGAGGAACCCAGTTTTTGTTGGTGAATCTGAACTTGAAGCTGTTGTGAGAGAGCTGCTGCAGACGATTGAGAGGAGAGAGGTCGGTGATGGGCCTCTCAGGAATGTTCAAGTTATTTCTTTGGATAAGGAATTTGGTTCTGATAGAGCTCAGATCCCTATGAAGCTCAAGGAGTTGGAAGTTTTGGTGGAGACTCGAATCACTAATAGCTGCAGCAGCAGAGGTGATGGTGTGATTCTTGATTTGGGCGACTTGAAATGGCTTGTGCAGCAGCCGTGTTTTGGTGTTCAGGATTCTGTGCAGATTCAGAAACACATTGTATTAGAAACAGGGAGGGTTGCAGTTGCAGAGATGGCTAAGCTGTTGGGTAGATTCAATGAGAGCTGTGGTGGCCGGTTGTGGTTAATTGGAACAGCGACCTGTGAGACTTATCTGAGGTGCCAGGTTTATCATCCTTCAATGGAGAATGACTGGGATCTGCAGGCTGTTCCAATTACAGCGAGACATCCTCATCCAGACTTGTTTCCAAG GCTTGGAGGCAATGGGATTTTGAGCAGGTCAGTTGAGTCTCTCACCCCAGTGAAAAGCTTCCCAACTGCACCACCTGCTCTTCCAAGTTACCGGTCTGAAAACTTCGACCCTGCTCGAAGGACGAGCTGTTGTCCACTATGTATGGAGAATTATGAGCAAGAGCTAGCGAAACTTGTAGCAAAGGAGTTTGAGAAATCCTCCTCTGATACCAAAGCAGGAGCTAAGTCACCGTTACCACCGTGGTTACAGATGGCAAAGCCGAACATTGTCAAGGATCAAGTGCAG GCCAACGATCAAGAACTGATATGGAAGCAGAAAACTCAAGAATtgcaaaagaaatggaatgatACTTGCTTGCATCTTCACCCCAATTTCCATCAAACTTTCAGCTCTGATAGAATTGCTGCATCTTCCCACTCAATGACATCCTCGTACAATTCAAACCTGTTCCCACGACAACCTTTCCAACCCAGGTTATCACTGACCAGAAATCTTGAAGGAACAATGCCTATGAACCAGATTCAACTATTGAATCAACATTCGGAACGGGTTGTAACTCCACCGGGAAGCCCTGTATGGACAGAACTTGTTCTTGGGCGGCCAAAGATATCTGAGAATTCACCAGAGATGGACCACATTGAGCGCATCAAAGACTTTGGTGGCTGCATCTCTTCACAAAATCTAGAGAATTTCACAGAATGGCAGGATGACAAATCAATTAGCCCATTGGATGCTGATTCATTCAAGAGGCTTTTTAAGGGTCTAACAGAGAGAGTTGGGTGGCAGCTGGAGGCAGCATCTGCGGTGGCTGCAACTGTAACCCAGTGCAAATCCCACAACAGAAAACAGAATGGTATTGGGGCGAGGGGAGAGACATGGTTATTGTTTGTGGGTCCAGATAGGGTTGGCAAGAAGAAGATGGCATTAGCCCTCTCGGAGTTGGTATGGGGTTCCAATCCAGTCACTATCCATAGCAGTTCAAGGTCTAATGACGACGAGGAATCGGATAAGAAATTCCGTGGGATGACAGTGTTGGATCGAATAGCAGAAACTGTAAGGAGGAACCCCTTCTCTGTAATTGTGCTTGAAGACATCGATCGAGCAGATATGCTTGTCCATGGGGGCATCAAACAGGCAATGGAAGGAGGTCGGCTTGCAGATTCCCATGGCCGTGAAGTCAGTCTTGGGAATACAATTTTCATCCTGATGGCCAGTTGGTTGCCGGAAAATCTCAAGAACTTGTCAAATTATCTTCCAATTGATGAGGAGAAGCTTGTGTCTGTGGTTGGTAATGATTGGCAGTTAAAATTGTGTGTGTACATGAAAAGTAGCAAGCGACAGGTCAATTGGCTGCATGATGACCGGATTACAAAGCCCAGGAAAGATTCAGGGCCAGGTCTATCATTTGATTTGAATGAAGCAGCTGATGCTGAAGATGATGGAGAAGAGGGGTCACACAATTCAAGTGACCTTACAGTTGAGCATGAACATGAAAACAACCTTGTGAATGTGCAGTCTTCCACAACACTGGCTTCACATGAGCTGTGCTCTTCCACAACACCATTGTCGTATGAGCTACTCAATTTCGCAAACGAAACTATTGCCTTCAAATCTGTTGACTTTGGCCTTATACGGAGAAAAGCTGCCAGCACCATTGCCTCACAATTTGCAGCTATTGTTGGGGATAAGTGGTCAATTGAACTGGATTCTGAGACACTAGAGAAGATTGTGGGTGGTGTTTGGTTCAGCCAGACTGAAGTGGTGGATTGGGCAGATAAGGTTTTAGCACCAAGCTTTCACAAACTGAAAGCTAGCCTATCTTCAGCTGCAATTTCCAAAGACAATGCTGTTATTCGGCTTCTCTGGGTTAGGGACTCGGAGAGAAGACAAAGTGAGGATTGGTTGCCTGGTAAGACCACAGTGGTTGTCGACAGGCTATGA